A stretch of Eriocheir sinensis breed Jianghai 21 unplaced genomic scaffold, ASM2467909v1 Scaffold1267, whole genome shotgun sequence DNA encodes these proteins:
- the LOC126989672 gene encoding protein SpAN-like, with translation MRDLTRDFMETNPSVVNGHQVFEGDMVLTESQWRAVRERKALADLSARWPEQGGFPIVPYYLDTTDSVTVAAINAAIAHWEQNTCIRFQLTSNLAQRHVRFFEGSGCWSYVGMLAQNGQDISIGSGCKELGIVAHEIGHAIGFVHEQSRPDRDDYVVINYGNIQTGRENNFNKYSTSVVNTYGIPYDMHYGSTGFTNNGKTTIATLYPLAQELIGQRTGLSHRDILLANTMYGCINKWLAACGVNADLCQNGGFYGKSCACVCPSGTSGANCQTVTGDYYDDLTNPCTEKVTQEGLLTSPGYPSNYPNSE, from the exons ATGAGAGATCTG ACACGAGACTTCATGGAAACCAATCCTAGTGTTGTGAACGGCCACCAAGTCTTTGAAGGAGACATGGTCTTGACGGAGAGCCAGTGGCGAGCGGTCAGGGAGAGGAAGGCCCTTGCAGACCTCTCAGCGCGCTGGCCTGAACAGGGCGGCTTCCCCATCGTGCCCTACTACCTCGACACTACCGACT CCGTCACTGTGGCTGCCATAAATGCAGCGATTGCTCACTGGGAGCAAAACACCTGCATCAGATTCCAGCTCACGTCCAACCTCGCTCAACGGCACGTCAGGTTTTTTGAAGGGTCTGGATGCTGGTCGTATGTCGGCATGTTGGCCCAGAATGGACAAGACATTTCCATTGGAAGTGGCTGCAAAGAA CTCGGCATTGTCGCCCATGAGATCGGACACGCCATTGGGTTCGTGCACGAGCAGAGTCGCCCGGACCGTGACGACTATGTGGTCATCAATTATGGCAACATCCAAACTGGCAGGGAAAACAACTTCAATAAGTACAGCACGTCAGTGGTCAACACCTACGGCATACCATACGACATGCACTACGGCTCTACG GGCTTCACCAACAACGGCAAGACGACCATCGCCACCCTATATCCCTTGGCGCAGGAGCTCATCGGCCAGCGCACGGgactctctcacagggacatacTATTGGCCAACACCATGTACGGCTGCATCA atAAGTGGCTTGCTGCTTGCGGAGTGAACGCCGACCTCTGCCAGAACGGCGGGTTTTATGGAAAAAGCTGCGCTTGTGTGTGTCCCTCGGGCACCTCAGGGGCCAACTGTCAGACAGTGACAGGAGACTACTACG ACGACTTGACGAATCCCTGCACTGAGAAAGTAACTCAGGAAGGCCTCCTCACCTCGCCGGGCTATCCAAGCAACTACCCAAATAGTGAgtga